The Mastacembelus armatus chromosome 24, fMasArm1.2, whole genome shotgun sequence sequence CATGCGGTTCTGCTCTCTGTTACAGACTTCATTAGTAATTGATCGTCTCCTCGCCTGCAGGTTTGtctggtggaaaaaaaatgagcGTGTGGGTTTGTTATCTCTGCGCCTGCAGAAACTCTTCAAACCCCCATGGGGATCATACTGCAGACCTTTAAGCGAGTACTGATACGAAGTGAATGAACCCTGccaaatggagagagagaaatccAAAGTGAAAGTGGAGGCCATCTGTTGTGAACATGTCAGTGCTGAGCTCTGCCTGTCTCAGCAGCTGGCAGCAGCTCAGGATGATGGTTTATCAAGACAGAATCTTCTTCAACCAGAAATATGACGCTCATCAAGCAATGATACGCTGCTTTAATAAAAGGATCACTTTAGGCCCAGTTAAACAGGAACGATGACTGCGAGACATGCACACAATTCTTATCCAGCACCAAATCTGACAGCACTGATGAGACTGACAGAAAAACTTTCGCTACCACGACAGACGACCCTGTTTTCGATCACCTTACTTCTTTTTGAGTATCAGCCTGCTGTGAAGGTTGAGCTCCCATATGCTGAGGTTAAAGTGACACAGTGTCTTTTAGTGAATTAGCTGGTGTTGATCCTGAACTGACAGTTAATCAGAGATGGCATCAATTAACCGTGCTTGGTTCGGGTTGCCACCCTGCGACACTGGATGTTTTGTGCACCGGTGACCCTCATGACTCTCCTGCGTGCgtgcacgcgcgcgcgcgcacgcacacacacacacacacacacacacacacacacacacacacacacacacacacacacactgtggagGTGAGTAGCCAGAGCCCAGTTAACCACCGCACCACCGTGGATGGCACCCCCCTGTGAGGTGACACTCAATTATGGATGACCATCATTAGAAACCAGACACGCCAGAACACAGGCTtgcacagactgacacacacacgcgcacacacacacacacacacacaaacacgggCACAGCGATTATTCTCAGAGACACCCAAGACCATTGAAGTGCTAATGGGGTAACACCATCCATTTCGTTCCATAACTGCTGCACCTGTAAGCCCTGTGGCCTCCAGGTGACCACAGGTATGAGTAGCTGATCCAAATCAGTGTCAAATTATGATACTGTCCCTAACTAATTACATTTGATGGCAAAGCTCACTGGCTCTCTTGTATCGGCTTAATCCTGCATTTGTTCTGCGAAAGAGCAAACACAAAGGACACATCTCTCCTCAGTCATTAACAGAAGGATTAAACTACTATACATCAAaataacagcacagacagccaTGCATTCAGAatgtgcccacacacacaaaaccagtgAAGGTTTCAGCTTTCTGAGTGACATCTGAGGTTGTCAGTTCACTGCTACCTGTCTATCCACATGTGACACGTCTATTGTTgatcctcctctttcctctatCCCATGCAAGCAGCATGGATGGCACCGTGAATTGATCCTCTTTTGGTTAATCATCATGATTTCCAGATGACGAATCCTCTGTGATGgaattttgtacagacatttatGTCCCCCTTTGCATTAATTATAACATTTGGTGATCATTAAATTTTTCATCCGACATTATCACCAGGTTCAATTTACAGTTTGTCCCATGTTGTTTATGATTAAATACTTGTGAAACTAACCACAGTTGGAACCAGAGGTGAACTCTAAGCTCTCTCTGTATGAGCTCCCATTTGGATGATCtgaacacacacctgacacAGCCTATATCagttcacaaaaacacataaagtcATGCAGACAAACTCAGTGAGTGATAAGGGCTGTGCACCACAGACCAATGCCACCCACGACCATGTGTAAAACACAGGGACAACCAGGTTGGCTCACATCAACATGGTTTGGTGACTAATCAAGTGCAGAGTCATTTTTCTAAAGACATGTGAGTGAATGAATAAAGTTAAACTCAGATCATCGTCTGGTCTGTCCAGAACACCACATATACGGTGTATGAATGCACATCCATGTTCAGCTGGACTGAAGACCATGTGGATTTACAGTCTCAGGCCAGTGGCAAGGtgaaataagataagatattTTAGAACCTGTTCAAACAGCATCTGCTCTAATAAGTAACTAGCTCAACCCTGAAGTATCAGAAGCATCTGCCAAACAGACAAGTCCAGTCATGTAAGTGTCTTTAATAAGGCAAACAAACccttacaaacacacaggtgactAACTCCCAGTGACCCAGACTGACCGTCTCCAAGGCATCTTACCTAGCAGGGCATGTCAATCTGTGCCACCACAGGCTGAAACTTGAATGCAACTTCTGCCACATTAGCAATGAACAGTGGGTGAGGCAGAGCTGAGTTCATGTGAAGGAAGATTGTTTGTTCAAGTCAGATTTCATGCTCCCACGAGTCCAGACTGAAACCTTCAGGTCATTACAATGAAACCAGGTCCTTTAAAGCAGCTGATACATGCACTAGTCTTAATAATCCACACGTAATTGTTAAGTTATTGACTGACGGCACCATGCTTGAAATCTGAATAGTTCATTATTAGGCCTGTGCATTTAACATGAACTCTAATGACATAACCATTTTCAATTCTGACATTTACCCATTGGCAGTAATCACCACAACAGAGAGTAGTGTAGGCCTGCTTAGGAAAGGCCACTAGATGCCACAGGTAGTGCTGCGTTTACTTACTTTCATTTCATTGCGGTTAATTTACTTGGCCAGTGTCGACAGTAATCAGAAATGCTCTGCTTCATTATTTATCTGGTTACAACGACTTACTACGTAACGTTCATGGAAATCCAGGCCGTttgcttttgtatttgtatagaCATATGTCTATATGCGCACAACCTGCGTAAACCCTGCGCACTGCGCTGGAGACTGTGTTGCCATATTACCATCAGTACAAAGAGTGCAAAGATTAGGCTACTCCAGGCTACTCTCAGTAAAAACTCCATGTGACTTCACTTTACTTACAGTTCTGTCTCTTCGTTTTCAGAATTAAACCACGGGATTTTCACAGAGCCTGCAGATTACAGGTCACTATTCAGAGGCCTGATTAAAGAACTGTGGAATAAAGTGTCCGTTTCCTTCCTCAGTGGCGAGGAAGCTGTCATAATTAGGGGTGGAAGGAAACGCTGCCACGCATTATACATGCATCGACGTATTTTCGACGTAGCCTAATCGATTACGTTGATGCGTTTTTCCAACCCTATGAGACTTCGGGACTTCGTTTTCTTATTTTCACTTTGAGATACAAAAAACGAGGAAACCCCGTTTTTGAATTAATTTACGCGTACTGGAGAAAATAGGCCtattcttttactttttaaattaaaattaaaattttgaagttttaatttttgtgaCTGTTGTGCCCTTTTGTGTCTAATCTtctgaatgaaaatgtcttGGTACCGTATGTCAGTATGTAAATTATGTCGGGGTATAGTATGTCATGAAAATTATGActtattaaataatgttttgaaaaacaggaattacaaaaataataaaaaagatgcCATAGtataaaatgatataaaattatGCCTCAGTATAGTAAGTGAACAAAAATTGTATCTTATTACAATATGTCATAAAAATTAGCCTTAGTATGGGAGGTCATGAATTTTATCCTATAGTATATTAAACTGAGCAAAAATATTAAGGGAAGACTCAAATCTCACATCAAATCGTTTTGTATAATTTGCTCAGGACGAGGATCAATGAAAATCATCAACACATGGAGGACTGTATTCATAATCAGACTGAAAATCCTACTGAGAATTTGAACTCACAGGCTCATCCAAGGTGTATCAGTTTCATCACAGCATCTCCTAATGTGACTCAGAGGTGAATGTAGCCCCCATAAGCCTGCATGCACTCCCCACAGTGTCTGGGCATGTTCCTGATGAGTGGGGGGAGGGGTGTCCTGGGAAatctcctcccagacctggatcAGAGCATCAGTGAGTTCCTGGACAATCTGTGGTGGCGTCAGACGCACCGAGACATAGTGTCCCATGGGTGCTCAACTGGAATTAGGTCAGGGGAACATGAGGGTCAGTCAGTAGCATCAAACAGCCTTCATCAATAAATGTTCCCCTTGTTTTTTGAGCAGTGTATATATCTCACTCTACTATGTCATGAAAGTATTAGCTCACTATAGCATATCATGGAAATGATATGTATGTGTTAAAAATATGCTGTattatggtaaaaaaaaaactaatgattGTTGAAAATAAtgctttactgcagtaaataataaaaatcccTTATATTAGAGTGTGCCATTAAGTATATGCTCTATGTGGTGAAATATATGCCTTAGTAAAGTATGGAAAAATATGTGCAACATGAATTATTAACCAATTTTCCATACCTTGTTTGCAAGGATAAAATTACCTTAGTTGTTTTTCAggtgatatatatttatatgtatatatataatatatatttttttacttaacTTGATTCTTACCAAGCTATCCTTGTTTGGTGTATTGCTATTGTTcgttgtgaatgtgtgtgtatgtttgatgCAGTATCAGAGTTTAGTGGTTCATATCACTGTTAAGTAGACAGAGGTAACTGGAGTGGGGGATATATCCATCTCAGTGGGTTCAATCTGTCTTCATTGGGCACATGGAGAACATGCACTTCaacaattcacacacacagactatcAGGTAACAACCCCTGAATTATTTAGCAGTCACAAAGAGCAGCCACCAGATTCTTCCACATCTTTGCAGAACATCTGAATATTAATGATCTCGAGCTGGCGACATGCACCAGAGTGAAGAGACTGAATTTTTTTTGGTATAAATTAGCTTTTTTGTTGTATGACAAACCATTTACTAAATATTCCTCACACCTTCACAGTTGTCTGTTAAAGAATTGGCTTTGTGCAGTGAAAAGATCAATatatagcaaaaaaaaagttcatgtaAAAGATTATCAGTCCTCAGTTTTACTTACAGGCTGGTTGAtgagtgtaaaaaaaatgtgtttgcaaatttatgTTACTGGTATTTGACCTTAGCCATTTTGGTCCTTGTCCCTACCACAAAACACTACAAATCGTAACATGAGAATCAGCTCATTGGTTTACCAAACAAATACTTTGGTAACCTGAGCACTAACAAAATCCTGAGTAGTTACCAATCCAGAGAGGAACAAACCAGAAACTAATTACTAATTAATATGTAGCCAGGTCCTAATAACTCTGAATCAAAGATTATACAGTAACTGGAGAAGCAGCTGCTAAAAATACTATAATGATCTGTGAAATCTACTTGTGGACAACTTGATTAAACAATCAATCCTGATCAACGTCAGCTAATAAATACCACTAAGTCAGTATTATAAGTATTATTACATCATTAGTTACCGTTAATGCAGTACCTCATACAGAGTTGAACTTCTATATTTAATGAGGCATATAGGAAAAGTGACAAGTGACTAGCCTGCAGCCTAATTTGAAGAGCCTAGTGCTATTCTAGTTCTATTCTAGTGCtagtttttttcttattattcaATTAATGTCTGAAAAGGAGCTTTATCTGAGAATATCTGTTATATCAGTGCCTAAAATTATTTCCAAGGTTGTGTCATAGCTGAAGAGCATCttttcagaaaaatgtgaattattGTGTTGtccttataaataaataaatgaaattcaCAATAGTGTCACCTGAGTTGATGATGTGTGAAATGGACCTTTTAGTGAAATGTAGATAGTGACATTATAGAgttcacatttgttttacttGGTCTTTTAAGGTTagtacaaaaaatgtattttagaacagtaaatacaaataaaactttagGTCTGTGTGCAATCCTTGCACTTCACATTGTGATGGGTTGAAATTAACACAATGATATTCACAAAGAAAATGGTAAATAGCAAAAATCTCAAGGGCCATTAACTGAATTGATGAACCAGTCAGAATTTAAAACTTTGGCACTACAGCATATATGTTGTCTGGGTTGGAGTCATGTGGGTGAGCAGTGCATGGATGAATAGTAAAAGTAGAGCATAAATGCTTTAGTATATTGTTGACACTGACATCCCTGTTTCTCTCGGCTTTCAACCTCTTTCCTTGTCATATCACTGCCTGTCTATTGCGTCCTGCCACCTGTGTATCAGTAGCCCATGCTGTGTAGCTGGTTCTTCTTGTCAGCTTTCCCCTGCAGGGCTGCAGGAAGCAGCGGCAGATTCAGATCCTCCACCCGACGCTGGAGAGATGATCGTAACTGAACTGAGTTCCTCTTGGTTACGTTCACCCCTCCTCCTGCTATCCCTCTCTcggctcctcctcctgctgcaggcACATCTCTTCTCTTCCCCCTCTCCTGCCTGAGGCTCTTGATGACCAAAGTATGATGCCTCTGCAAGGGGAAGATGGGAGGTTTAGACCCATTCACCAGGAGTCCTGAAGGTCCAGGTCGGGTCAACCCTACCCACGTCATCTTCTTGCCCCGTACATCTTTTAGCCCCATGTTGCGCAGGCGTGGCAGGGGGGCAGACGGTGACTTTTGTGAGGTCCCCATGGTCCCCAGATGGTCTCTGTCTGCAGTGTGGGGGGGGTGTTTATCAGTCTCTCGGAGCATCCTGGGAGAGATACCATTCTTTTCTGAGGAATAAAACGCCTGCAGCTTCTCCAGTCGCTCACTGACGCTCAGGTGATGAGAATGGTTGTCTTTCTGGCAGTTGTCATGGAAGCAGTCTAACGTGGGTTCGGCTGCCCCGTCCGACTGTGCTGtcctgtgcaggtgtgtgtgtcggACTGGTCTCGATGTGCTGCTATCTCCAGTTGGCTCAGTGGGTAACAGGGCTTGGCAGGGGGTGCAATCAGAGAGTTGAGATGCAGAGCTTTTAGGAGGAGAAAGGTGGACGAGTTCCCTGTCtccaaacactgacactgtaacacacaaacagacacagtacATCACAAACCACACTGTGGATGTGTGCAGCTTTGTTTCTACAGGTGTGATAAACTCCTACCCTCAGGAAAGAGCGTCTCTTTCTCCAAGGAGACAGCAATCTCCTCAGCGCCCCCATCCTCTGCAGACACGGGGGCAGGGGAGGGAAGGTGAAGAGGTAAAGAAGGAGAAGCAGAGTGAAGAATCTGGGGTAGAGATGGAGCAGGGGGATGGTTCTCATTGTCCTCTCTGTGGTCCTTTCTGTACAGGTCTTCAGTCTTCCTTCTGTTGCTCTGACATTCAGTTGCTTGTTGAGTCCTCAGAGGCCTGCTGGACTCCTTAGAGCTTTTTTCAATGGTCGGTTCATTCTAAAAACAAGTAGTGATTGGTTGGTGGGAGGCCCAAGAATAATTTCTTACCAGCATATGGTGGTAAGAAAGTCATTTCATATCCCAATTTCCTCTGTTTGGAATAATTTACACAATCAAACAAGGCAACAACATCTGCTTCAGCACATGAAGACTACTGTCTGCCCTAATCTTCATTCTTCCATCAATCAGTGGAACATAATGTAATAACTATTCAAATTCACACAACACACCCTGGCACTAAACAGGAGAGTATACAGAGTTCACCCAGCCTGCTAGGATTTGTGTTCAGAGGACAATGTATGTCCAAACAGATTTCATGGCATTAgatcaaatataaaatttaatgagatatttcagtgtggACCAATCAAATAACAATGTATATAACACATTGCAcgattaataaaaaaaactacagcacCCAGCTGTTAGAGGAAATTACTGACTTACCAAATGTGACCAACAAACAAATAAGATGCAAAGAGCCACAGGTAGTGTAGGGAAAGCAGCAAAGACATACAAACTAACTCACTGATGGTTTGGTCTTTTCATTTGATGGGATGACAATAAGAAACATGTAGATCAATTTGAATAATACCTTAACATATCTGCTCTTTTTCTAAATTCTTGTTTATTATGTTATTGGCAATGTCAGTCTCACCTGTTCCTGAGTCTTTGATTCAGTGTGATTCCTCCCTTTCCATGTATACTTGATGGGGAGACTCCAGTCAATGATTTCCAACTTCTGCTAAATAATCATTTTAGCTGttaaaactttactttaaattactacatatttttaaaactaatttataGATACTTTGCTGATATTTCATTATGtgcaggcgtgtgtgtgtgtgtgtgtgcaaaggaGGTGTGAACCTTGCTGGCTTTGGCTCCTTTCTGGCTCCTGCTGAGTCTTGTGACCAGCAGGTGGTAGGAGGCCATGATGGCGGAGGGTCGGTTGGTGGTGAGTGTGGGTATGATTTCAGAGAGGGAGTATCCCAGTGTCTCTGTCATGTATGCAAGCACAGATGAATTGAGATCTTCTGAACACAACCTGGAAAATATCAAGTGACACAATGAGAAATATACTCGGTCTTTTGTAAGAAAAAGTAAGAGAAGGATTTTGGTTGTGAACAGACCAGGCTCCGGGACAGTTCTCACTTCATTCATATAGGTTCCAGAAAACATTATTACCACCAGGGGAACCATACATGATTGCATTTCCACACAGCATAAAGTGATAAAAGCCTTTTAGTTGTCTTTTAATATACAAAGCTGTTACAGTACTGAccacaaaaatgtttattttgttagaTAGCATGCGGTGCTCTCCTTTATTTGTAATGTTTGTAATATAGCAAGTTTAAATATATAGAAGGGGTTTTTCAAGAATAACTCTGAAGTTAactctgtgtttgatttgtgtgtgtaggcaCTATGTTGAAGTGTATTCACACAGATGTCTACCTGTTTTTATGAGCGAGTGTGTGCAGTTGTTTCTTGGCATATCCCTCATTGATCCAGCTCTCCTCCATCGCAGCTCTGACACTGGGTCTCTTGGATGGGTCTGGCTCCAGGAGGGACAGCACAAATGACACCGCACCTGCCCCAGCAACACAGACGTAGTAATGCAATGTCTGTTTGGCCACATAGACTTACAAGCAGCAAGATATATGATCATATCATGAAAGTCAAAGCCAACcacagctgatgagaggtgcctgctttcctccagacataacgtTTAGAACtgaggccaaacagttcaatcttggtttcatcagaccagaggaTCTTGTTctgttctgaatgcactgtaggtacaacccacagaaaatgatcaactgACCGCAGTCCCCCTGAGCACCCAATAACAGACAGACACTAactggtgaacacagtggagcgTGTTATCAGATAAAGACCCAGATGTTTCTATTAGGAGCTGATGGAAATCAAAAGTAGGGGGGAATGTTGGACT is a genomic window containing:
- the LOC113137303 gene encoding hormonally up-regulated neu tumor-associated kinase homolog isoform X1; this encodes MPAAAVKPAPEDMVAEGDGEGQSGASQWEASVVGRERLPLLSLKVSRELLRSFPHSKRVGSYLVGKMINRGSFAKVMEGLHIDTGEKVAIKVIDKRKARQDSYVLKNMKREPRIHQMVRHPHIVVLLETLETENSYYMAMELCAGGDLMDRICEQKRLEEREVRRYIRQILSAVEHLHKHGIVHRDLKIENFLLDEHNNIKIVDFGLSNTLKADSLALELLTTQCGSPAYAAPELLAHRKYGPKVDVWSVGVSMFAMLTGTLPFTVEPFNIKQLHQKMVNGEISSIPSDVSEGAVSFVLSLLEPDPSKRPSVRAAMEESWINEGYAKKQLHTLAHKNRLCSEDLNSSVLAYMTETLGYSLSEIIPTLTTNRPSAIMASYHLLVTRLSRSQKGAKASKQKLEIIDWSLPIKYTWKGRNHTESKTQEQNEPTIEKSSKESSRPLRTQQATECQSNRRKTEDLYRKDHREDNENHPPAPSLPQILHSASPSLPLHLPSPAPVSAEDGGAEEIAVSLEKETLFPEVSVFGDRELVHLSPPKSSASQLSDCTPCQALLPTEPTGDSSTSRPVRHTHLHRTAQSDGAAEPTLDCFHDNCQKDNHSHHLSVSERLEKLQAFYSSEKNGISPRMLRETDKHPPHTADRDHLGTMGTSQKSPSAPLPRLRNMGLKDVRGKKMTWVGLTRPGPSGLLVNGSKPPIFPLQRHHTLVIKSLRQERGKRRDVPAAGGGAERGIAGGGVNVTKRNSVQLRSSLQRRVEDLNLPLLPAALQGKADKKNQLHSMGY
- the LOC113137303 gene encoding hormonally up-regulated neu tumor-associated kinase homolog isoform X2; protein product: MPAAAVKPAPEDMVAEGDGEGQSGASQWEASVVGRERLPLLSLKVSRELLRSFPHSKRVGSYLVGKMINRGSFAKVMEGLHIDTGEKVAIKVIDKRKARQDSYVLKNMKREPRIHQMVRHPHIVVLLETLETENSYYMAMELCAGGDLMDRICEQKRLEEREVRRYIRQILSAVEHLHKHGIVHRDLKIENFLLDEHNNIKIVDFGLSNTLKADSLALELLTTQCGSPAYAAPELLAHRKYGPKVDVWSVGVSMFAMLTGTLPFTVEPFNIKQLHQKMVNGEISSIPSDVSEGAVSFVLSLLEPDPSKRPSVRAAMEESWINEGYAKKQLHTLAHKNRLCSEDLNSSVLAYMTETLGYSLSEIIPTLTTNRPSAIMASYHLLVTRLSRSQKGAKASKKLEIIDWSLPIKYTWKGRNHTESKTQEQNEPTIEKSSKESSRPLRTQQATECQSNRRKTEDLYRKDHREDNENHPPAPSLPQILHSASPSLPLHLPSPAPVSAEDGGAEEIAVSLEKETLFPEVSVFGDRELVHLSPPKSSASQLSDCTPCQALLPTEPTGDSSTSRPVRHTHLHRTAQSDGAAEPTLDCFHDNCQKDNHSHHLSVSERLEKLQAFYSSEKNGISPRMLRETDKHPPHTADRDHLGTMGTSQKSPSAPLPRLRNMGLKDVRGKKMTWVGLTRPGPSGLLVNGSKPPIFPLQRHHTLVIKSLRQERGKRRDVPAAGGGAERGIAGGGVNVTKRNSVQLRSSLQRRVEDLNLPLLPAALQGKADKKNQLHSMGY